In one window of Spodoptera frugiperda isolate SF20-4 chromosome 11, AGI-APGP_CSIRO_Sfru_2.0, whole genome shotgun sequence DNA:
- the LOC118274896 gene encoding uncharacterized protein LOC118274896 gives MESTPICRCRVLYLGSAVPQQSKDGLQGIQEPLRELYPEKGATSGGIDSWLSVWSNGILLENIDESGSRVARFFPISSLHYCAAVRRVTVEGAPRFLPLDSPFARAPAPRRPPLFAAVLRRTQGIKVLECHAFICRREAAANALVRCCFHAYADSSYAKRLEAERAPSHLPADQDEELEVYDGDENHKVWVGETERDDASDDIPHPARAPRPRQITRPASVPPPPPPPEEPKKKTATAKKTKKKSSASADELYAGPAPMMNGRSLGRAPPAWAAAHPMVLVAHPAATLPHARPATLGHRGRVPAALAAGPFPPGPPGPPGPGRGRLQYATVDPRRSKPPPPTAMKAAQSMTGLEAVEDAGGIYRKKGHLNERAFSYSIRQEHRSRSHGSLANLKFAAPPEVESGREELKKEREIMQLVAGLQLGEDERRDMPHVMRQRHAPR, from the coding sequence ATGGAGTCGACGCCGATATGTCGGTGCCGAGTGCTCTACCTCGGCTCCGCGGTGCCGCAGCAGAGCAAGGATGGACTGCAAGGCATCCAGGAACCGCTGCGCGAGTTGTATCCGGAAAAGGGAGCGACGAGCGGCGGCATCGACTCGTGGCTGTCCGTGTGGTCGAACGGAATCCTGCTCGAGAACATTGACGAGAGCGGCTCGAGAGTGGCGCGCTTCTTCCCGATATCGAGCCTGCACTACTGCGCCGCGGTGCGCAGGGTCACGGTGGAGGGTGCGCCTCGGTTCCTGCCCCTGGACTCCCCGTTCGCCCGGGCCCCGGCTCCGCGCCGCCCGCCCCTGTTCGCAGCGGTGCTGCGTCGCACACAGGGTATCAAGGTGCTCGAGTGCCACGCATTCATCTGCCGCCGCGAGGCAGCCGCGAACGCGCTGGTGCGCTGTTGCTTCCATGCATATGCTGATAGTTCATACGCTAAGCGACTGGAGGCCGAGCGCGCTCCCTCACATCTGCCAGCCGACCAGGACGAGGAGCTGGAAGTGTACGACGGAGATGAGAACCACAAGGTGTGGGTAGGAGAGACAGAGCGCGACGACGCCAGTGACGATATCCCTCACCCAGCGCGCGCGCCTCGTCCGCGGCAGATAACGCGACCAGCGTCGGTCCCGCCACCACCACCGCCTCCCGAAGAGCCCAAAAAGAAGACTGCTACTGCGAAAAAGACGAAAAAGAAATCGTCAGCGTCAGCAGACGAGCTGTACGCGGGCCCCGCCCCCATGATGAACGGGCGGTCGCTgggccgcgcgccgcccgcctggGCCGCCGCGCACCCCATGGTGCTGGTGGCGCACCCCGCCGCCACGCTGCCGCACGCGCGCCCCGCCACACTGGGACACCGGGGGCGAGTGCCCGCAGCACTGGCCGCCGGGCCGTTCCCTCCGGGGCCTCCAGGTCCGCCAGGCCCCGGTAGGGGGCGCTTACAGTACGCCACAGTGGACCCTAGGCGCTCGAAGCCGCCGCCACCGACTGCCATGAAGGCTGCGCAGAGTATGACAGGGCTGGAGGCAGTGGAGGACGCTGGCGGCATCTACAGGAAGAAGGGGCACTTAAACGAGCGCGCCTTCTCGTACAGCATCCGACAGGAGCACCGCAGCAGGTCGCACGGCTCTCTCGCCAACCTGAAGTTTGCAGCTCCACCCGAG